TGTTTAATGAAACTGCTTTTAGATTTGCAGCCGAAGTGGAAATGGCAATTAGCGATCGCGCATTGTGATCACCGTTGGCCCGCCGACAAGGGGCTAGCAGATCACATTGAACAAGTGGCTCAGAGTTGGGCGATTCCTTTTTATCTGGAAATTGCGGATCAAGTGACTACAAGTGAGGGAGCGGCTCGACAATGGCGTTATCAGGCACTCGGTAAGATTGCCCAAACCTATCAATATCAATATGTAGTCACGGCTCACACCCAGAGCGATCGCGCGGAAACGGTTTTGTATAATCTGATTCGAGGGACGGGGGTTGATGGTCTCCAATCCCTGACTTGGCAACGTCCTCTGGTAGCCGGGGTACAGCTAGTACGCCCGTTGCTAGAGGTTACCCGTAGAGAAACGGGGGAGTTTGTGGAGCAACAGCACCTCCCGGTTTGGTTGGATGCCTATAATCAAGACCTCCGCTATGCTCGTAATCGCATTCGCCAAGAGGTACTGCCTTATCTAAAAACTCATTTTAATCCGAGGGTGGAAACGGCTCTGGGTCATACAGCGGAACTGTTACGCGCTGATGTGGAGTATCTAGAGACGGCGGCGCGATCGCTGCGAGAGCAAGCCATGGGTTCTATGAGTGAGAATGAACCCACTACGACGCTCAAACTTAATCGTTTAATCTTACGACAAGCTGATCTCGCCCTACAACGTCGTGCGATTCGGCAGTTTCTGACGATTGTCCAACCGAAAGCTACCAATTTTGAGCAAATTGAAGCGATTACGGCTTTAATTGAGGCGCCCAATCGCTCTCGCACCTCATCCTTTCCCGGAGGGGCAAGCGCTCAAGTCGAAGGGGATTGGATTATTTGGCGAAATAGCCAAGGGGACTAAGCTGTCACGCTTTCCCTACATTCCCGACACCCGACACCCTCAGCTCTAGGAAGCCGCCAGTTCAGGTGATTCCACCATGCTATCAACCGTTTGCCGCATTTCGGAAATGGCTTGGAGTTGATAATCGCCAACTTCCTGAATTTGATTCAGGGCTTCCGCAATCGCGTCGAGGATTTGGCGAATTTGATTCAGAGCCTCTTGCTTGGGCGGTAAGAGTTCTTGATACAGATTTACTTGACTCCACAGTTCAGCGACTTCCTGTTTCATCGAGTGCCAGTTTTCTTCCAAGTTTTGTAACTCAGAGTGTTGAGTTTCTTGCTCACTTTCTTGCTGAGTCAGCATTTCCTCGGCTTGGCTAATGCTTTGGCGCATTTGCTCAACTTGGTTTTCCAGTTTTTCCAGTTCGCTTTCCTGCTGTTGTCGCTGTTCCTCGAGCTGGTTTAAGACAGGACCGAGGTCGATTTTATGGGTATCGGTGCTACCCCCTTCACTAATTCCCTGGCGACGGCGTAAAACTCGATTATGCTGATTTAAAATCTCTTCCCTCTCCCGCAGGTTGCGGCGTTGACCGACGAGGGTTTCATCCAACATTTGGTAGCGGTCTTGCTCGTCGGCTAGCTCACTTTCCAAACTAATGCGATCGTACTCACTCGCATTATTAATTTTATCTTGCAGTTCTTCAACCGCTTGGCGCTGGAATGTGAGTTCCTCTTCCTGGTCGTTGACAAAGCGCACCACTCTCTCCAAATCTTGCTGTAAATTTTGCACGATTTCCTGGAGTTCACCTAGGGGCATATTTTCCAGCGCTTGAATGTCAACCTCTTGACTAATTTTGACATCGGCTGAACTGGTCGCTAAACGAGCAAGTTCTTGATGTAACTCTTGATGAGTTTGAAGTTGCAGGCTGAGTAAATGTACAGATTCCTGCTTCATCTCCAAGGCATTCCGCTGCACCTTCAATTCCGCTTGTGCCTCTTCATAAGAGGTTTGAACCTGCTCTAACTCTTGCTTACGCTGGTGAATGTCCTCAGCTTGCTCGTCAATTTCGGTTTGGCGTTGCTCTGCTTGTTGGCGCTGATTGTCTAGTTTTTGCCAGTCACTATCTAGTTCTGACTGCTGTTGATCAATGATGTCAAACGCTTGATTCAACTGTTCCCGCACAGTATCTGTAGGAGCGACAGCCGTCGATAGGCGATCGAGCAACTCCTGCATCGCCGCAACATCGTCCTCACTTAAACCCGAAGTTTGTTGCAGCTGTTCTTTTTGCTCATCCCAACGCCGCTGTTCACCGCGCAGATGTTCCCAAGCGCCTTCAAGTTCCTGTTGTTTTCGATCAAACTCCTCTCTGAGGCGTTCAGTTTCCTCTTTCGTACTTTCTAAGTCTTGACGCTGCTGATCGATTTGTTCAACCTCTTCCTCCATGGCTTGCATCTGTTCCAACCGCGCTTCCATTTCCATCTCGCGGCGGTTGAGTTCTTGACTTTGATACGTCAAGGACTGCTTCCACTGTTCAATTTCTTCTTCTTGACTTTTCGCCTTGTCCAACAGACGCGAAAAATTTTGTAAGATGCTCGCCAGTCTCGTCCCGGCTGGCTCAACTTCGCCTTGAATCCGATTGTTACTGACATTGACAATTGCCAAAGCCCCATCGCTCATACCACCGGCTTCGTCTCCTGGGATGATTTCATCACCTGGGACAGCGCTCCAACTCTGATCATTCCGCTGACAAGCCAGCAGTTTGAGTTCGGTCTTACTGCCGCCAAAAGGGCCAGTTTTCTGCTTTTTGACTTCTGCTAGATACAGCACACTGATCGTCCTCTTTACTTGTCTTGTACCCAATTCTTGACTAAGCCAACCTGAACTAAATCTTAGTTGATTGGGTTGCTGGTCGCACTGCTCCTGATGTTCTCAGAGCTAACCCTGATTTATAGACCGAGCAGCTTTGTCTACAATGCTAGCTTTTAGAAAGTGACAGAGGTAGCCGTGTCTTGGATTATTGTCCTGAATCTAAGCTACCACCGGATAGTCCTGACAGATCGAGAAATGCTACATATAGCGCTACGCGGGGAGGGAATAGGCAATAGGCTTTCTTGCAATAGTGAAGACAAAAGCTTACCTGACAAGGGATTGAGCGATTTGAATTTTTCTTCATTTGTCCTAACCTTAGTGCGTAGTGCTATATCTCCAACTCAACCCTTCTTAAAGGGCAAGTTTAGGTAAGCTAGGAACAGAGTAGCCTTAGCTGATTGAACCCCTATTCCTCACCATCTTCGCGCTCTATGTCAGTAGCGCGGGGTAGTTGAAGTTTATTGAACGAAGCCATTCTCGATGCATGACTTTGGCTGTATTACAATTAGTTATGAATTTCTATAAGAGATTATAAGTCCTTGGCTGGTACAGACACCAGCTTTTTGCTCGATCCTACTCCATTGGCTATAAAATTTTAGCTTCAATAACTCGATTGCTGTTTTCTGGTTACTGTTTTAGGAGTATGCTTAGCCTTGGCTTAAGAGACCCCTCGTTGGACAAGCTGCATTGTTTTGTTGAATTTAGCTAATTCGTCTCCTGAAGCCATTGCCTTGTCCCTGTATTCTAGCCAACCCTGCTAATTGGTGATTAACGCCAGCGATCGCTCACCGCCGTCCAATCCGCCTGATCAGGAGGTGTTACAGCAAGTCGAGTCCTCAATTATACTGAATACATGGAGGTTTTGATTGACTCTTCTTCTATAAATTCCAATGGCTCTCTTGAGCAAAGTTAAAATTAAAGTTTAAATTGCTCTGTTGAAACACATCCGTTAAACGATCCATTCCAACCTAATTGGATGTTATCTTAACAGGGTCAGTCAGCGGTGGTGGTAAAGCATCAAGTTGGGGTTGAGGTTAAGATGGCAGGCAACTTGGTAACCCAACAGACCATTCGCGCCTCAGCATTGAACGCAAGGTTTTAGGAGTACATTTTCCTTAAAATGCAGGGAACGTTAAATGAAATTGATATCCGCAGTATCCTGCAACTGATCGAACTGGGTCAGCGCACAGGAGAACTTTTAGTTGAGGCGCAAAGCTTCCACACCCATAACTCTGGTAGTGATTTGACTCATAAATTTATCCAGGGACGCTCTCACCTCGCGACCCCACCCCGTTGCCCTGGACCATTTTGGTTTGTTTTTTTTCTCAACGGACAAATTGCTTATGCGGCAAACAGTGATCACAGTTTGTCACGACTGCGCGATTACCTGCGTCGCTATCGAGCTGAAGCAGCTTTGGATGACATCGAAGAACCGTCGATTGCTTCGACCAATGCTCCCGAATATGGCTATCTTTGGGCGTTGCTAGAAAACCATATTATCACGCCAGCTCAAGGGCGCAGCATTCTCCACAGTATGGTACATGAAACCCTATTTGACCTGTTGAGCCTCCACAATGGATATTTTGTCTTCGAGGTTGATCCAGCCTTAGCGCCCCAACTCACCACCTTAGAAATTGCCCCCCTAGTGACCAAGATTATGAAGCAAGTCCAGGAGTGGAAGCAGTTTCATCCCCATATCCAATCCCCTAATCAATGCCCACTGATTACGGATGAAACGAAATTAAAGGCAGCATTACCGGAGAATGCATTTAGAACCCTCAAACGGTGGGCGAATGGCAAAAATTCTCTGCGACAGATGGCTCGCTATCTCAATCGTGACATCCTGACTGTCACCCGAGCCATTTACCCCTATATCCAACGGGGTTGGATTCAATTGCTGACGTCAGCACCTCAACAAACCCTCGCCGTTCGACAACCTTGGGAATCCACCCGTGCAGATCATGCACCTTCTGTAGTCTGTATTGATGATGACAAGGCAGTGGGCAAAACCGTCGAGTATATGCTGCAAGCCCAAGGATATGAAGTAACGGCAATTCAAAATCCCCTCAAAGCTCTCAGCTTACTCTTCCAAATCAAACCAGCTCTAATTCTCTGTGATTTAGTCATGCCCCAACTCGATGGATATGAACTGTGTGGCATGTTGCGACAATCGACGACATTTCGACAAACTCCAATCATTATGCTGACGGGCAAAGATGGCTTTATTGACCGTGTGAGAGCTCGCATGGTAGGCTCAACGGACTATTTGACTAAACCGTTTGGAGCTAGTGAGCTGTTGATGTTATTGGAGAAATACGTAGGTCCGGGAGATCCGGAAAAAATGAATTTCGATAGTTCCCGCCAAGTCCTAGAGGAGGAGGTCAAGGCAACCGATATTACTAAATCAGCATCGGCTTAACAACAGTGATCATCATGTAACACGCAGGAAGGTAATTCTTCCGCTACAATCACCTCATAGACTCATACAGCGATGCGCCCTAGCTCCATTTCGCAGTTAAGCCTGTCACAATAGAGAAAGGGATCAGTTCAGGATGAAGCTACCATAAAGGATACATTAATCATTACTCTATCTATGTTTAAGGGTATAGCTCAACGATACAGCTCAGTTCACGTTCAAAATTCGTGCGCTTATTGGCAAGTCAGGTAGGGGGTTATGAGTACAGTTTTGGTTGTAGAAGACAGTTTGGCACAGCGACAGATGATCTCAGACCTCCTCAAAGGCAGTGGGTTGACGGTCTCTGTGGCAAGTGATGGAGTAGAAGCCTTAGAACATATTCTGCAGTCTCGTCCTGATGTAGTGGTATTGGATATTGTTATGCCTCGTATGAATGGGTACGAGGTCTGTCGTCGTTTAAAGGCTGATCCCAAAACCCAAAATGTACCCGTGGTCATGTGTTCTTCAAAAGGCGAAGAATTTGATCGATATTGGGGCATGAAGCAAGGGGCAGATGCTTACATCGCTAAGCCCTTTCAGCCCACCGAGTTGATTGGCACAGTCAAACAGCTACTCAGGTCATAAATATAGTTAAGACTCTAGCTGCGAATGGTTGGAAATCCGGATTTTTTAACAGATACTGGTCAAGATCAAGCCCCAGAATTGCAAGAACTAGAAAGTCCTGAGGGTGAATTACACTTGCGATTTTACGTCCCTTCTGGTATGGAATTTGCTTTGCCAGCGACTGGGATTAAAGAAGTGCTTGAGCCATCTCCCAACCAGATCACCCCCATCCCTAATGCTTCCCCCTTATTATTGGGGACGATCAATATGCGAGGTCG
The DNA window shown above is from Coleofasciculus chthonoplastes PCC 7420 and carries:
- the tilS gene encoding tRNA lysidine(34) synthetase TilS — protein: MSQRSDWTLIHAHLHQTLQQRQLLAPSRPVLVAVSGGQDSLCLMKLLLDLQPKWKWQLAIAHCDHRWPADKGLADHIEQVAQSWAIPFYLEIADQVTTSEGAARQWRYQALGKIAQTYQYQYVVTAHTQSDRAETVLYNLIRGTGVDGLQSLTWQRPLVAGVQLVRPLLEVTRRETGEFVEQQHLPVWLDAYNQDLRYARNRIRQEVLPYLKTHFNPRVETALGHTAELLRADVEYLETAARSLREQAMGSMSENEPTTTLKLNRLILRQADLALQRRAIRQFLTIVQPKATNFEQIEAITALIEAPNRSRTSSFPGGASAQVEGDWIIWRNSQGD
- the hmpF gene encoding pilus motility taxis protein HmpF; its protein translation is MLYLAEVKKQKTGPFGGSKTELKLLACQRNDQSWSAVPGDEIIPGDEAGGMSDGALAIVNVSNNRIQGEVEPAGTRLASILQNFSRLLDKAKSQEEEIEQWKQSLTYQSQELNRREMEMEARLEQMQAMEEEVEQIDQQRQDLESTKEETERLREEFDRKQQELEGAWEHLRGEQRRWDEQKEQLQQTSGLSEDDVAAMQELLDRLSTAVAPTDTVREQLNQAFDIIDQQQSELDSDWQKLDNQRQQAEQRQTEIDEQAEDIHQRKQELEQVQTSYEEAQAELKVQRNALEMKQESVHLLSLQLQTHQELHQELARLATSSADVKISQEVDIQALENMPLGELQEIVQNLQQDLERVVRFVNDQEEELTFQRQAVEELQDKINNASEYDRISLESELADEQDRYQMLDETLVGQRRNLREREEILNQHNRVLRRRQGISEGGSTDTHKIDLGPVLNQLEEQRQQQESELEKLENQVEQMRQSISQAEEMLTQQESEQETQHSELQNLEENWHSMKQEVAELWSQVNLYQELLPPKQEALNQIRQILDAIAEALNQIQEVGDYQLQAISEMRQTVDSMVESPELAAS
- a CDS encoding response regulator, with the protein product MQGTLNEIDIRSILQLIELGQRTGELLVEAQSFHTHNSGSDLTHKFIQGRSHLATPPRCPGPFWFVFFLNGQIAYAANSDHSLSRLRDYLRRYRAEAALDDIEEPSIASTNAPEYGYLWALLENHIITPAQGRSILHSMVHETLFDLLSLHNGYFVFEVDPALAPQLTTLEIAPLVTKIMKQVQEWKQFHPHIQSPNQCPLITDETKLKAALPENAFRTLKRWANGKNSLRQMARYLNRDILTVTRAIYPYIQRGWIQLLTSAPQQTLAVRQPWESTRADHAPSVVCIDDDKAVGKTVEYMLQAQGYEVTAIQNPLKALSLLFQIKPALILCDLVMPQLDGYELCGMLRQSTTFRQTPIIMLTGKDGFIDRVRARMVGSTDYLTKPFGASELLMLLEKYVGPGDPEKMNFDSSRQVLEEEVKATDITKSASA
- a CDS encoding response regulator transcription factor, with protein sequence MSTVLVVEDSLAQRQMISDLLKGSGLTVSVASDGVEALEHILQSRPDVVVLDIVMPRMNGYEVCRRLKADPKTQNVPVVMCSSKGEEFDRYWGMKQGADAYIAKPFQPTELIGTVKQLLRS